ACCCATGTCTCTGCAGGTGGAAAGATCTTTGCTTGTTAACAGAATTGCTCAGAGGGGAAAACAGCAGAGAAAGTCCCAAGTCATCCCCTGGCCTCTGCCCTACTCTGCCTGCATGGGTCCTACCCTTTCTTTAGCTGACATCTCctcatcttctttccttcccatcctccctctcatcctctttctttttcattcctgaaCCAAGAAAGATTCCCTAAATTGACCCTTCTGCTATGCAATCTTGTCATTGTGAAAGTCAGGGTTAACTTTGTTTAGTTTCTTGTATGAATAACTCCCACGTTGTGTATAATTTTAGCCTTTAAAACAGCGAAAtgggttggtggtgtggctcaaggggtagagcacttgcttagcacgcACAAGGCCCTCAGCTCCATCCCTGACACTGCAGAACAACAAACCCAGATCAAAAACTAGCAGAggttgtagatttttttttaagacaaaaatgatATACTTTGAGTTAACAGCACACTttttggaaggaaggagggaaagaaagaaagaaaaagaaaagaagaaaaagaaagaaagaaaggaacccaGGAAATTGTCTTTTCACAGGCAACTTTCCAAAGTTCCAAGCAGCCCAGGATAGACATTTTTTGTGGGCTGTCTGCAGAGCCTGGACTCTGAGGCCCTGAGGCAGGGCACCCAGAGCTTTGTCTGCACTTTCCCCTACAGTCTGCATGACCAATGAAGGTCACCCCTGGGTTTCCTTCGTGGTGCACAAGACCCGCCTGCATATTGCACAGGACCCCTCTCTGAACTATGAGTATCTGCCCACGAAGGGCATGAAATCATTCATCCAGGCCTCCTTGGAACTCCTCTTTGGAAAACACAGCCAAGCCATTGTGGAGAACAGGGTGAGACGCAGGGAGAGGACATCCAGGTTTGCATAACCTCACAGCTGCAAGGGACTGTGGAGGGTACTTGGCCTTGATAAATGTAGCACCCAGGACTCAGAAAGTCCACAGTTTTAGCCATTAAGGGTCATTGTCAGAATCTGAACCCAAGGCTGACACTACTTGCACCCACTCATACTGCTGATTTGAAAGCTCAAGAAAGAGGGactggggtgtaactcagtggtagagcacatgcttagtatgcttgaggccttgggttcaatcctcagcaccccCAAAAAACTGAGTCCTAGATGATGTTCATATTCCCTTTACTTCTTTGAAGTGTTGcttctgatgggttttttgcTGGCAGGTGGGGGGTGTACACACTGTTGGTGACAGTGGTGCCTTCCAGCTTGGGGCCCAGTTTCTCAAGACTTGGCACAGGGATGCTCAAGCAGCTTGCATCATCTCATCTCAAAAAGGTGAGTGTTACACAACATGAGAGCAACTGGCTCCTTCCCTAATTCCCACTCCACTTGCAGTCCTCACTGTGTCCCCCACTCTCTGTCAGCAGAGAAATGGCCAAGCCAAGCTACACCTCTCCTTTTCCTATCATTGTCCCATCGCCAGCCAGTGAAATGGGGACAGCTCCATTTTTCAGTCTCTCTGCCTCTACCTCTCCATTTCCATGTGCACAGCTGGTGGGGTCTGTTCCCACAGAACCACATGGATTCATCTTCCAGGACATGGGCTTCAAGGTTTATGAATACTGCATCTGGGATACCAAGAAGCTGTGCCTGGACCCCAACATGCTCCTTGATGTGGTAGAGGTAAAGGGGCCCCCTTCGAGAAACTTCTTCCCAGACTTGACTTATAGTCTTATTTGACTCTCTTTTCCTGCTCCCCCAGTCACCCAAGGCCTTATCTAGGCTTCGATTTACTGGCCCGTTAGTAGGAACCAACATGGAGGAACACTTCTCCTCCAAATGCCCACTTGGTAGAGGAGGCACCTGATGAGACAGTCTCTGCCTGCAGAATATCCCACATGGTAGTATCCTGGTGATTGGCGACATTTTCAACTGCAAGTTGACACAAAGTCAGTGGACAAAGCTGATGTCTACCATTAAGGTGAGCTGAGCATCCCACcagcatttcctttctctcttcaccCTGTCTCCTCCACCAACCTCATGCTGTTTTGGTTTTCCATTCTCCTACAGAGCAAGCAGCTATTTCCATTTTTTGATATTCCCTGTCAAGGCTTATACACAGGTGACCTGGAAGAAGATACTATCTTCTTACAATACTTTGTGGCTCAAGGCTTTGAGTTCTTCTGCAGCCAGTCTCTCTCCAAGAACTTTGGCATTTATGGTACAGTGTGGGCAGGAGAAGGGATGGTCTGGTGTGGAGGTGGTGCCACACTCATAGCACAAGCCATATTGTCCTCAAAGGGAGCCCAGAATCCCAGAGAGAGCACAATGGAGACAGAAGGGAAGATAATTAAGCTAGAAGTTGAGTTCTGTTACTAAAAGTAGCTTCTCAACCTACCCTGGTCAATCATTTCACTCCTTGGGCCTCAGCTGCCAGATGAGAGGGTGGGACTTAGTGTTCTTTCAAGTTCCTTCCTCCATGAACACTCTCACCTAATGGCTACTTTTCTGAACAAAGAGGCCCTGGCAACTTCCGAGATCCCACTGCCCTCCTGGCTGGGCTGGGACAACGGCTCCATAGTTTAACCCTGCCTTCTGCAATGTTGAGGGAG
The sequence above is drawn from the Castor canadensis chromosome 14, mCasCan1.hap1v2, whole genome shotgun sequence genome and encodes:
- the Got1l1 gene encoding putative aspartate aminotransferase, cytoplasmic 2 — translated: MPRLSVFIDVILAQKLEGGLLNIYKQDDYPHKVFLAYRVCMTNEGHPWVSFVVHKTRLHIAQDPSLNYEYLPTKGMKSFIQASLELLFGKHSQAIVENRVGGVHTVGDSGAFQLGAQFLKTWHRDAQAACIISSQKEPHGFIFQDMGFKVYEYCIWDTKKLCLDPNMLLDVVENIPHGSILVIGDIFNCKLTQSQWTKLMSTIKSKQLFPFFDIPCQGLYTGDLEEDTIFLQYFVAQGFEFFCSQSLSKNFGIYDEGVGILVVAALDNQHLLCVLSQLMNCAQALWLNPPATGARIITSILCNPVLLGEWKQNLKRLVENIMLIKEKVKEKLRLLRTPGSWNHITEQMGTHAYLGLSHQQVEYLIRKKHIYIPRTSRINFTCINTHNVDYITQSINEAVLFTSGAERGFPKADKP